One genomic region from Leptolyngbyaceae cyanobacterium JSC-12 encodes:
- a CDS encoding tryptophan synthase, alpha chain (IMG reference gene:2510096971~PFAM: Tryptophan synthase alpha chain~TIGRFAM: tryptophan synthase, alpha subunit), which yields MTSVSQCFEHLRSHARCALIPFITAGDPDLATTEQALKVLDENGADLIELGVPYSDPLADGPVIQAAATRALQRGTRLEAVLEMVQRVSPGLRSPIILFTYYNPILNRGIEPFLQAIAVAGVKGLVVPDLPLEEAEILLQPAQKYGVEVILLVAPTTPRERIAAIAEHSQGFIYLVSTTGVTGMRTQLESRVRDLLVELRGVTDKPIGVGFGISQPEHARQVMAWGADAAIVGSAFVKRLAEDTPDKGLREITDFCRSLKSAIALN from the coding sequence ATGACTTCTGTTTCCCAATGCTTTGAGCATTTGCGGAGCCATGCTCGTTGTGCCTTGATTCCATTTATCACGGCGGGTGATCCAGATTTGGCAACGACTGAACAGGCGCTGAAGGTTTTGGATGAGAATGGTGCCGATTTAATTGAACTGGGAGTTCCTTACTCGGACCCATTAGCCGACGGACCTGTAATCCAGGCGGCGGCTACTCGGGCGCTGCAGCGAGGGACGCGGCTTGAGGCGGTGTTGGAGATGGTGCAACGAGTTAGCCCAGGGTTGCGATCGCCGATTATTCTGTTTACTTATTACAACCCCATTTTAAATCGGGGGATTGAGCCATTTTTGCAAGCAATCGCGGTGGCTGGCGTCAAGGGCTTAGTTGTGCCTGATTTACCACTTGAGGAAGCTGAAATTTTGCTTCAACCTGCGCAGAAGTATGGGGTTGAAGTGATTTTATTGGTTGCTCCTACGACCCCTCGTGAGCGGATTGCTGCGATCGCGGAACACTCCCAAGGTTTCATTTACCTGGTCAGTACGACCGGAGTCACTGGAATGCGAACTCAGTTGGAATCCCGCGTAAGAGATCTGCTAGTTGAACTACGGGGAGTGACAGATAAGCCAATTGGCGTAGGATTTGGTATCTCTCAGCCAGAACATGCTCGTCAGGTAATGGCATGGGGAGCCGATGCAGCAATTGTTGGCAGTGCGTTTGTGAAGCGTTTAGCAGAGGATACTCCAGATAAAGGACTCCGCGAAATT